Sequence from the Helianthus annuus cultivar XRQ/B chromosome 13, HanXRQr2.0-SUNRISE, whole genome shotgun sequence genome:
TTTTCaccaaatacacctacattatacatttgaCATACAAACATTCATCCTTACATGCACATTTACATACCTAAaccaaaaattatacaatttctaaacttaaaaaaaatacatataaaactaACCGTATTTTTCAAGTTTCAAGGAGACGAAGACCGAGGAGACGAAGTGGTGCCGGAGAAGTGATGGTGGTGACCGGAGAAGAGACGGTGGTGATCCGAATTTTCTTCCacaaacacaaaaatacacaaaaaaaGAGCAAAAATTAAAGCCTATAACATGTATATAACAAATGTAGAGAAGAAATTTAACATAAAACAAGTTAAACTAACCGATTGGGCAAAAAAACGAGTGTCTCCGGCGGTAAAATGAAGAAATTTGGGGGGAAAAGTGAAGAAAGTGGGAAGAAATGGCGCTGTATAGGCTGTTTACGGAATGATTTTTACCGGCGACGATGTGTCGCCACTACTGAGGTACGTGTCGCCGCTATTAGATTAACCAGGGTTAACCAGGATAAGATATGTGTGGCTGGGGATTAAAGTGGGACACCTACCTTTAGCGGAGAAAGGGTGTCGCCGCTATTGATCTTAACCTGTCGCCGGTATTGCCTCTTTAATCCCCAACCGTTAGATCAGAATAatgatcaacggctggggtttGGGTTTGACGcggatcgaccaatagcggcgacaactGGCCTGTCGCCTCTAAAGGTGTCGCCGCTAATAGTGTTCTTTTCTTGTAGTAATAGTGGTTTTAGCCATTCTAAAAAGacattttcatttttatttatttatttattgttattaacactattatttttttagtaatatcatcatcatcattatcaaatAGTTATACCGTGAATCCGTTCCAAAATATTAATCAAAACCAGAAATAAAATTAATTTTTTAACGACTACCCCTACAGTTCTAATATCGGCTCCCTTTCTGAGATTCTTTTTTTAACAGCTTAAATTATATCAAATTCGTCTTTGACGGGGCTGGAGCCGTTGGCCTTAAGCGAGGTCAAACACCTTACTCCAATGACTTTACCAATTGAACACAACCCCCGCCTTTCTGAgaattttttaatttaatttatctTTTAACAATCATTACACGTATATTTTTTATACAGcctatatatcttaaaaatataaattaaattaacCACACCAAAATGTAAGAAATAAAAATTGCCATTAAGAGGAACATCCATTGTAACCGGATGTTACATACAAAATCGAATCAGCTTGCAATTCTGCAGAAGTATTCAAATCCAATGTACTCTCTTCTTGGTAGGTTGTCTAATGGCAAGGGCAACATGGTGGAATGTATTTGTATGGATAAAACTATCAATTCCAGAGGAGGCGCATTCATGTGAAGATACATTAAATCTGATTGAAAAACATAAAGGATCCAAAAAAGGAAGAAAGTAATTGGAGTTGTGTTCATGACAACTATATGGCAAATTTGGAAGTGAAGAAATAATCTGGAACACACCTTGTGTTCAACATTAGACATGTAATCGAATAGTGGGTacaagttttgttttattttttcgTTTTGCATTTTATTTCCTTGTACTTTGTCGGGTTTTACAGCTCTTGTTGGGCCTTGTTCTATAATTATAGAATCTCCGTCGTTAAAAATAACATAATGTATCACTCCCTCATCATCCACATCATCACAACTGCACGACAACATAATCCACAGCCTCTGTCCCACCTATATGTTATCCGCGTTGGGTATTTTATTAACCGTATGTCTAGATCTATGTGAACACGTTAAGGCCAAGCTCTATTAAAATTTGTTAACTTAAAACGAATCCATGTATGTTAGCATATGACCACTACCTCGTCGTTGTCAATCACCGCCACCTCCAACCGACATTACTGGGCGCCATAAAAAATAGTATGTGTAGACCCATTTTGacacaattattattattattattattattattattattattattattattattattattattattatatatttaggaggctaggagttggccagaaagtccaaatttcctaaaaagtgtaaaaagtcatgaaacatcataatgtcaaccataaaacacaccaaaaacccacaaataatatgatgaagattactaaaacatcatgtatgtgggttttgtgttgtgttttagatgttaaggctctgattatggaatgacaaatattactgtgttttatgttgtttagcattgtgtgttttatattcatagttctacgatggtgtgtttgaagtttttatggactattaaagtttgaatatggtgttttagtaatattcattgtattatttgtgagttttaggtgtgttttatgcctgaaattattgtgttttatgactttttacactttttaggaaaaacacactttccgtaggatccccactcatATTTAGGATACTAAATTTAAGcttttgtaataataataataaccccgagatctatgaacgtagtttttaaaaggcttagttttgctattcaaaaaagggtagcggcgcagcttgttgcccgtttaccaactatctcgatgtaaatttaTAATTGAATGCTTCCTTacaaataataacaaaaaaataattgtattaatattattaataaataataatgataataatagtgatgttatataaataaataaggTTAAATTACACGGTTGATCCTTTTTGGTTTATTCATTGGGACAAAGGTAAAGAGGTGATTTCATGAATTTAACTGAAGAAAGTTAACCCTGTTAATGTTGTGGACTAAAAATGCAAGAAATATAAACCTTAGGGACTACTAAACCACAAGAACCACCCGtgtcatttaatatttgcattatCATTTGTAATAGCTAGAAATCTGATTGCTCCTCGAGGATCAATACTATCGATATCCTCCATAGTCCATATGTGGTACACATACAATTATAAAGCATACATACTTTCATTTCTATTACTGCTATTATTAGTAGTAGTATTACTGTTACCattattactattattagtaGTATAAacatttaaaatttataaaaaaaaatgttcaAAAGCTAGTTTTGGTAAGTACGTTGCCTCTAAGAAAAGGATTTGGCTTAATTTCTCCTTATCCTACTTAAATTTATCCTCAtttgattaattaaataatctTTTCTTGACTTAGTTTAGATTTTAATTACTTATTCTTAATATGATTCTTTCCATGacgaataacaacaacaacaacaacaacaacgattttaacaaaaactttgagttgttttatcaaaattttcaaagtcttatttttaatttataaacgtttaaatttataaaaatgttcaaaATCTTATAAATATTTGTAAACATTTATTTCACAAAActtcattttaaattttaaagACTAAGTTTTATAAATATCTTTTTCTATAAAACATTGTTTATCGCATATAGGcgttttttaagtttttttttacttAACATTTGGCGTGTTTCTATCTTATGCTTTGTCACACGAATTTTAAACTTGTTCATGATCTGGACTTTATCGATCTTGATTGCGCATATTAGAATTGATCTTTTGTTGTGAAAATTGTCTAGTAGCTAGAAATCGATCCATGGTCAGATTGCACCATCGACATGAAAGTCCTGCTCTGAATCATGCACCATAGTTTTGTGTGACCATTGAATGTTTGTCTTGGTTTAAGTTAATCTATAGTCAATCGACGCATGGTTTGAATGTAGCACCTACCGTAATTCTTCATTTTTCTTATAACAACCTTCATAAAACGCCCTAAGCACACCCCGTGTAAGAAACTagatcaaaaacaaacaaaatcattATTTTAGGTGGCTCGTGGCCCGCGGCGGACTCCCCTTATGTGTGTTGCGGGGCGCGACGACCTTATCTTACCGGACACACTATTGTGCTACGTGTCCCATAACGTGGTGAAGCTAGGTGGTGATTCGCCAAGCCTAGGCTAGCTAGAGTGGAGGTGGCGGCCCGCGAGAGGCCAGGCCTCATCCTGTCATGGGGAGCGATGGAGGTCGAAAAACCGTATAAATAGGGCATGGGTGGCACAGTTCATTTCCGCTCATTCTAGAGGGTGTCGCCGACGCCCTTTGGAATTCCTTTTTTTACTGACGCCTTATTTAGCTGTCTACGCGAGTTTCTGGCCTACGCGAATAACCAAGGGGCATCGTCGACGACCCATATGGGCGTCGACGACGCTATGTCCAACTCTTGGTTTCCGTTTTCTTCGTTTCACAATCACGGTTGATCCTGTTCGCTCCTCGATGCTCTGTAAATCTCCCgaatagctccttaaacttcattagACATGCAAAACACAATTCTAATAAAAAGTAGGCCATTCGAAATCGAAAGTCatgtaaaaacataaacttaaatatGATTAAACACCGGTTTTCGCTCACGTATCAGTAATGTGCTGACGGGTTATCTTTCAAAATCAAAGCTTTTAACCCGTTAAATTCTCCCTACATGTTAGCTTGTATTATCATAACTTTGCCCCTTACTTATTTAAACTAAGATACACTGTATGATAAAAAATgtattataaaataaattgtttGATAAAAATACTATATATTAAATTTTATGTAAAGAATCTATGAAAATTATTAGTTACTTGCTTTACGCTCAACTGGTTATTTGTTAATAAAGAATGAGTGGCTTGTTTAAGAGCGAAAGAAAATTACCTTTTGAATTAGATTTTTTTGATTCATCATGGCCACGAAATGGTAAATAGTTTTCTAAACAGAATCTAGCACTCATAACAGAACCAAGTAATCGATAACGATTTGCAATCTTTTCTTCTTTACTCAATGTGTTTACATTCTCACTCATGGATAGGTCTTGTCTTATGAGATTGTGACATTGTTGCACTGGCTTTAAATGATGACTATCAACTTTTCCAACATGTTCTTTTAAGGCACCCTTTTTACTCCAATCACAAAACCCTTTGGATGAAGATGACCAACTATCTCTTCCACCTTTATTACCAACATCTTCTTTAAACAGGCAACAATATAAATAATATGTTTAGTCTGCTTTCATAGTATACTCTAACCATCTATACTAATCAAACCAGTCAACAAAAAAATGTCTTTGTTTCCCAttaaagtctttgaaaaggaaTTTATGACTACGTGGATGAAAAGCCCTTTTAACAAATATGTTCTTCTTATGTCATCTTTTTTATTAGGGTGATAACTAGTAATCAGGTGGCCTATCATAGGGATCCAAAAGAAGATCATTCAAATCGATAATACCTCGTGTTGTAGGAATTGAAGTCGTAGGATTATTATGACCAATATCAACATTTTCTTGCATATTATCATTCGTAATATTCAGACTTGCATCAATGTCATCTTTTCTTGAGCATTATCATTAGTAATATTCAGACTTGTATCATTCGAAATTGTATCATCACAACCCGATTTTCATCAATTTCCtcaaattttcttttgaaaaactCACCAATTAGAGATTGTTTTTTTAGATTGTGGTTTCATCTTCACTTCAAGGAATCAACTTTCAACTTTAAATCAAATAATTCAACTCCCTAATTTAACaacaaaaatagaaaaatataagtttttgtaaATTTTAACTTATCTAAACATTTAAAGTCTTAAACCCTAACAAATATACAAAGTAAAATTCTACATAAGGTATAACACCAAAAAAGAAATCAAAGGACAAGAAAACTCACAATAGCACTCTAACACCTCGAAAAAACATATCGAATTATATGGCAACACATGTCCGGAAACTCTCCAAATAATCTATATTTGTTGGAGGAGAGGGAGAAAATAGTTATATATGGAAGATGGATAATATTTGAGGGATCACAATGGACAAATGGCTAATATTCAACTTCTGACGGTCcattacggaccgtaagccataacccTTACTGTTGTCAATGATAATTAGAGATGAGAAAGAATAATCAAAAGGAATTGGTTTTTTATTGATATATTTCTCtcatataaaaacataaaaactagCCTTTATTTATAGGCTTTACAAGAAGAATAAAAAAGGAAAGACTTTGATAAATGTTGAGAGATCTTGAGGAATCCATAAAtttttctaaattatttttttccttttctaacactccccctcaagttgaattGTGGGATTGCCATGATTCAACTTggattggttttgattttggGTTTTGATTGTGTTGGGTTTTTGGTTTGGCTACCGTCTTCTGGACATGGTAGTTTGAGCTATTGAGTTACCGCCTTTCGACATGGTAACTTTTGGGTTTTGGTTTCCCCTCAAGTTGAAAAAATTCAACTTGGCCATTTGGGTCTTGACATTTGTttgggttttgattttgttttggtttggttttttggttttggattttttggttttgggtttttgaaaaaagattttttaatgttttaaaaagattttgtttgtttgttttttttaaaggtttttttttcctttttaaggCCCTCCTTTTAAGGCGATTTCGACTCTTTCGCAGTCGTCTTCTTTGGTAACAAAACTAGGTTAATGTTTGGTAGAACACCACCATGAGCAATTGTCACACCAACCAAAAACTTTCCAAGCTCATCATCATTCCTAATTGCCAACAGAACATGCCTTGGGTTTATTCTGTTCTTCTTGTTGTCTCTTGCTGCGTTTCCCGCCAATTCCAACACTCCAACAGCAAGGTATTCAAGCACAGCAGCGAGATAAACCGGAGCACCGGTTCCGACACGTTTGGCATAACGACCATTCTTCAAATAACCGCCAATTCTACCGACCGGGAACTGCAGACCGGCTCTGATAGACCGGGTGATGGCCTTCCTCCTCGGGCCGCCTGCTTTGCGACCCGCGACACCTTTTTTAGCTTTTCCGGTGGCCTCCATTTGATCGGAATGTTTGTCTATCGGTGAATAATAATAAATGGTTTGTTGTTTGATTTGAGTTTTGCTTAGATCGATGGACAAAGAATGAAGGTTCGTTGGTGGAAATAAAGGTTCGTCGAGGGGTTGAGAAGGATGAAGAATGAATGGTTCGCTGAAGGTTTTGAAGATTGAATCTTCGTTGGGGAGGTTTGACGAAGTTTGTTTTTGGTCTTGctggtttgggtttgggattgaCGAACAGAGTTTTCAAGGATCATAcactctgctctgataccatgtcgtAAATGATAATCAGATACCAGAAAGATAATCAACAAGAACTGAATTTCATTGATTTATTTCTTACATTCAAAACAGAAAACGAGCCTTTATTTATAGGCTTTACAAGAAGAATAAAAAAGGAAAGACTTTGATAAATGTTGAGAGATCTTGAGGAATCCATAAAtttttctaaattatttttttccttttctaacaCTTACAGTCCGTAAGGGTGTTTAAAACAACGGGCGCgcgcaaggtccttacggacacttggggttaatacgaccgtgtcctggatatcccgactcatttaattgcaaatgaCCACGACTTAAgcgcggggtgtaggcatacacctgacagacaCTAAtgctttatatatatttatatggtTATGAAAATGTGATGTGTCGATTAATCATGTACCGGCATTTGATTTCCTGTCCCGAACTGTATTGATAAACATGGAAAACTGATAACAaaagatatagtttgtcccaggTTATTAAAAAATGATATACCAAATGGTATCAAATAAGTTTTGAAAAGATTTGTCAAaggagtcagttaattgtatttactagtgaaaactggcgtattttcaaaagactaagcgtAGGTTAATTAGCAAATAC
This genomic interval carries:
- the LOC110902921 gene encoding probable histone H2A.2, producing the protein MEATGKAKKGVAGRKAGGPRRKAITRSIRAGLQFPVGRIGGYLKNGRYAKRVGTGAPVYLAAVLEYLAVGVLELAGNAARDNKKNRINPRHVLLAIRNDDELGKFLVGVTIAHGGVLPNINLVLLPKKTTAKESKSP